A region of Subdoligranulum variabile DNA encodes the following proteins:
- a CDS encoding helix-turn-helix transcriptional regulator produces the protein MNTRYDLNMEVPPREAVRLLYISKSRFGGDWHSVPHTHACSEMFYCIGGRGQFNIEGQLHNVEPDDLIIVNPRVQHTELSYQASPLEYVVLGIEGVEFLFDQKNLGYTMLKCHDMREDMLYMIRLLLREMDNKEDGCEMICQDILEVLLVRLVRRASVSLRLTKAPSKNKECEAAKRYIDENFRESVSLDQLASVTHINKYYLAHAFQKEYNISPINYLLRRRITESKALLASTDHSLTQISELVGFSSPSYFSQSFRRLEGMSPMEYRRTIQKQQDTRNAR, from the coding sequence ATGAATACCCGCTATGATCTGAACATGGAAGTACCCCCGCGGGAGGCTGTACGCCTTTTGTATATCAGCAAGAGCCGGTTTGGCGGGGACTGGCATTCGGTGCCCCATACCCATGCCTGCAGCGAGATGTTTTACTGCATCGGCGGCCGCGGCCAGTTCAACATCGAGGGGCAACTCCACAACGTGGAGCCGGACGATCTGATCATCGTCAATCCCCGGGTGCAGCACACCGAGCTGAGCTACCAGGCCAGCCCGCTGGAGTATGTGGTGCTGGGCATCGAGGGGGTGGAGTTCCTCTTTGACCAGAAGAACCTGGGGTACACCATGCTCAAGTGCCACGACATGCGGGAGGATATGCTCTACATGATCCGACTGCTGCTGCGGGAGATGGACAACAAGGAGGACGGCTGCGAGATGATCTGCCAGGACATCCTGGAAGTGCTGCTGGTCCGTCTGGTGCGGCGGGCGTCGGTGTCGCTGCGGCTGACCAAGGCGCCCTCCAAGAACAAGGAGTGCGAGGCTGCCAAGCGGTACATCGACGAAAACTTCCGGGAGAGCGTCTCCCTGGACCAGCTGGCGTCGGTGACCCACATCAACAAGTACTATCTGGCCCATGCGTTCCAGAAGGAGTACAACATTTCTCCCATCAACTATCTGCTGCGCCGCCGCATCACCGAGAGCAAGGCCCTGCTGGCCAGCACCGACCACAGCCTGACCCAGATCAGCGAGCTGGTGGGGTTCAGTTCTCCCAGCTATTTCTCCCAGAGCTTCCGCCGTCTGGAGGGGATGAGCCCCATGGAATACCGCCGCACCATCCAGAAACAGCAGGACACCCGCAACGCGCGGTGA